One window of the Klebsiella oxytoca genome contains the following:
- the phoH gene encoding phosphate starvation-inducible protein PhoH, giving the protein MGRQKAVTRARREAKRVLRQDSRSHKQREEESVTSLVQMSGVEAIGMARDSRDASPIEARNEAQAHYLNAIDNKQLIFATGEAGCGKTWISAAKAAEALIHKDVDRIIVTRPVLQADEDLGFLPGDIAEKFAPYFRPVYDVLVRRLGASFMQYCLRPEIGKVEIAPFAYMRGRTFENAVVILDEAQNVTAAQMKMFLTRLGENVTVIVNGDITQCDLPSGVKSGLADALARFEEDEMVGVVRFTTDDCVRSTLCQRALKAYY; this is encoded by the coding sequence ATGGGAAGACAAAAAGCAGTGACCAGAGCTCGTCGTGAGGCCAAACGTGTGCTGAGACAGGATTCGCGAAGCCATAAGCAGCGCGAAGAAGAATCGGTCACATCGCTTGTGCAAATGAGTGGCGTAGAAGCAATTGGCATGGCGCGGGATAGCCGCGATGCATCGCCAATTGAGGCGCGCAATGAGGCTCAGGCGCATTATTTGAATGCTATCGACAATAAGCAGCTGATTTTTGCGACGGGCGAAGCCGGGTGCGGTAAGACCTGGATTAGCGCGGCAAAAGCCGCTGAAGCCCTGATCCACAAAGATGTGGACAGAATTATTGTTACCCGTCCCGTTCTGCAGGCCGACGAAGATCTCGGCTTCTTACCGGGAGATATCGCCGAGAAGTTTGCTCCCTATTTCCGCCCGGTCTATGACGTACTGGTGAGAAGGTTAGGCGCTTCCTTTATGCAATACTGCCTGCGTCCGGAAATCGGCAAGGTGGAAATCGCGCCGTTCGCCTATATGCGCGGACGTACATTTGAAAATGCGGTAGTGATCCTGGATGAGGCGCAGAACGTGACCGCGGCGCAAATGAAAATGTTTTTGACCCGCCTCGGGGAGAACGTGACGGTCATCGTCAACGGCGATATTACCCAGTGCGATTTACCTTCTGGGGTGAAATCAGGACTCGCCGATGCGCTGGCGCGTTTTGAGGAGGACGAGATGGTAGGTGTTGTACGCTTTACTACCGACGATTGCGTGCGTTCAACCCTTTGTCAGCGCGCGCTGAAAGCCTACTACTGA
- a CDS encoding hydrolase yields MSIPANFNGSRPVIDANDTAMLLIDHQSGLFQTVGDMPMPELRARAAALAKMASLAGIPVITTASVPQGPNGPLIPEIHENAPHAQYIARKGEINAWDNPEFVAAVKATGRKTLIIAGTITSVCMAFPAIAAVADGYKVFAVIDASGTYSKMAQEITLARIVQAGVVPMDTAAVASELQRTWNRPDAAEWAEVYTKVFPAYQLLIESYAKAQDVVKNNEQLDSQR; encoded by the coding sequence ATGTCCATCCCAGCTAATTTTAACGGTTCTCGTCCGGTTATTGATGCAAATGATACCGCAATGCTGCTGATTGACCATCAAAGCGGTCTGTTCCAGACCGTCGGCGATATGCCGATGCCGGAGCTGCGCGCTCGTGCCGCAGCGCTGGCAAAGATGGCCTCATTAGCCGGGATTCCGGTGATCACGACCGCTTCCGTGCCGCAGGGTCCCAACGGTCCGCTGATTCCCGAAATTCATGAAAATGCACCTCATGCGCAATATATTGCGCGTAAAGGCGAAATCAACGCGTGGGATAACCCGGAATTTGTGGCCGCAGTAAAAGCTACCGGACGTAAAACGCTGATTATCGCCGGTACGATTACCAGCGTTTGCATGGCGTTCCCGGCCATTGCCGCCGTCGCCGATGGCTACAAAGTTTTTGCGGTAATTGATGCCTCAGGCACTTACAGCAAGATGGCGCAGGAAATCACCCTCGCCCGCATCGTTCAGGCGGGCGTCGTGCCAATGGATACCGCCGCAGTTGCGTCTGAGCTACAGCGGACCTGGAATCGTCCGGACGCCGCAGAGTGGGCTGAGGTTTACACTAAAGTTTTCCCGGCCTACCAGCTGTTGATAGAAAGCTACGCCAAAGCTCAGGACGTGGTGAAGAATAACGAACAGCTTGATTCACAGCGTTAA
- a CDS encoding YciI family protein, translated as MSTIAVVVLTYVKPLDEVDAQLAAHVEWLKKGYADGIFLASGRKIPRSGGVILAKGNDMDALRTRLSQDPFQQSGVAKADIIPFEATMTAPSLQHLL; from the coding sequence ATGAGCACTATTGCCGTTGTTGTTCTGACTTACGTTAAACCGCTTGATGAAGTTGACGCACAGCTTGCTGCGCACGTGGAATGGCTTAAGAAAGGTTACGCTGACGGAATCTTCCTCGCATCAGGGCGCAAAATCCCCAGGTCCGGCGGCGTGATTCTGGCTAAAGGCAATGATATGGATGCATTGCGTACCCGGCTAAGTCAGGATCCGTTCCAACAATCAGGTGTAGCGAAAGCTGATATCATTCCTTTCGAGGCAACAATGACCGCCCCTTCGCTGCAACATTTACTTTAG
- a CDS encoding pirin family protein, with amino-acid sequence MKQITGIYTAPSQHWVGDGFPVRSMFSYQTHGEQLSPFLLLDYAGPHTFPAGSGKRGVGEHPHRGFETVTVVYSGEVEHRDSTGRGGIIGPGDVQWMTAGSGILHEESHSAEFTRTGGELKMIQLWVNLPAKDKMTHPGYQSITADVIPQATLDDDAGTVRVIAGRYGDVAGPAHTFSPLNVWDLQLRQGREVTLLQPEGWSTALVVLEGGVTVNGAESAREGQLVVLSQKGDAFHLEAGSDAKVLLMAGEPLQEPIVGYGPFVMNTKSQIAEAIADFNSGRFGQI; translated from the coding sequence ATGAAACAGATTACTGGAATCTACACCGCGCCTTCTCAGCACTGGGTAGGCGATGGTTTCCCGGTTCGCTCCATGTTCTCTTATCAGACTCACGGCGAACAGCTAAGCCCCTTCCTGCTGCTTGATTACGCGGGGCCGCACACTTTTCCGGCGGGAAGCGGTAAACGCGGCGTCGGCGAACATCCGCATCGCGGATTCGAAACCGTTACCGTCGTCTACTCCGGTGAGGTCGAGCATCGAGACTCGACCGGTAGAGGCGGCATTATCGGTCCGGGCGATGTGCAGTGGATGACCGCTGGCTCCGGGATCCTGCACGAGGAGTCCCACTCTGCGGAATTTACCCGTACCGGCGGCGAGCTAAAAATGATTCAGCTGTGGGTCAACCTGCCGGCCAAAGACAAAATGACGCATCCGGGATATCAGAGCATTACCGCAGACGTCATTCCGCAAGCGACGCTGGACGACGATGCCGGAACAGTCAGAGTGATTGCCGGGCGCTACGGCGATGTCGCCGGCCCTGCGCATACGTTCTCACCGCTGAACGTATGGGATTTACAGCTCAGACAGGGTCGTGAGGTGACGCTGCTTCAGCCGGAAGGCTGGAGCACCGCGCTGGTGGTGCTCGAAGGTGGAGTTACCGTAAACGGCGCGGAAAGCGCACGGGAAGGACAGTTGGTGGTGTTGAGCCAGAAAGGTGACGCTTTCCATTTGGAAGCAGGCTCCGATGCAAAGGTTCTGCTGATGGCCGGCGAGCCGCTGCAGGAGCCAATTGTGGGCTACGGCCCGTTCGTGATGAATACCAAATCGCAAATCGCGGAAGCGATTGCTGATTTCAATAGCGGCCGCTTCGGCCAAATCTGA